A DNA window from Paralichthys olivaceus isolate ysfri-2021 chromosome 3, ASM2471397v2, whole genome shotgun sequence contains the following coding sequences:
- the ell gene encoding RNA polymerase II elongation factor ELL yields the protein MAALKEEQCYGLSCGRVSNGSNVSVFHVKLTDSALRAFEGYQSGKVLSSRPLIRFNGNQGKISIPRSENTSELQTFTFYLSNVGRDNPQGSFDCIQQYITSEGSIQLDCLGCIQDKITVCATDDSYQKARENMAQVEEETRSRSAIVIKPGGRYVGKKVQIRKPAPGLSDIAPSRTTSRPVLISSNALKKGATQNRPLRERLIHLLALKPYKKPELILRLQKDGLSLLDKDSLDSHLQQVANLNGRDSTFTLKDFLYKEVQKDWPGYTEGDQQLLKRILFRKQNSSAPPPESPPKELASSSPSQKRPAADFIDPLANKKPRISHLASKATTAPVNGRFGSSNGRGEAGGAQAEVVSMAEGGVTSSSQQLPVLDIPRPFEALSDVSNDSSHNGRDCDSQETVVSERLSQTPLVLTMSTALTMALNAPSISTSSPGHSVLDGLRDKSLSSFNSKSKKKSKKHKEKEKSKERERVREKEKERKSREERVPEPNRACEMSPGNLKSNSIPQKSTVLNGMCNSTSIPSSSPEVADYLLKYTVIGSPEQRQRYKNDFNAEYSEYRGLHARIEGITRQFTVLDNELKQLQQGTDKYKTIHNQILQEYHKIKKTNPNYSQEKNRCEYLHNKLAHIKRHIAEYDQQQL from the exons aAGATTTCAATACCACGGTCAGAAAATACCAGTGAACTGCAAACGTTTACTTTCTACCTGTCGAATGTGGGCAGAGATAACCCCCAGGGAAGTTTTGACTGCATCCAGCAGTACATCACCAG TGAagggagcattcagctggattGTTTGGGATGCATCCAGGACAAGATTACAGTATGTGCCACAGACGACTCCTACCAGAAGGCCAGGGAGAACATGGCCCAGGTTGAGGAGGAGACTCGCAGTAGGAGTGCCATCGTCATCAAGCCTGGGGGGAGATACGTGG GCAAAAAGGTTCAGATACGGAAACCGGCACCTGGACTCTCAGACATTGCCCCATCGCGGACAACATCTAGGCCCGTCCTCATCTCCAGCAATGCTCTGAAGAAAGGCGCGACTCAGAACCGGCCACTCAGAGAGCGTCTCATACACTTGCTGGCCCTCAAGCCTTACAAGAAGCCTGAGCTGATCCTAAGGTTGCAGAAAGATGGCCTCTCACTTTTAGACAAAGACTCCCTAGACAGTCACCTGCAACAG GTGGCAAACCTGAATGGGAGAGACAGCACCTTCACATTGAAGGACTTTTTGTATAAGGAAGTTCAGAAGGACTGGCCGGGCTACACAGAAGGAGATCAGCAGCTTCTCAAGAGAATCTTGTTTAG GAAACAGAACAGCTCTGCCCCTCCACCAGAGAGCCCGCCCAAAGAGCTGGCCAGCAGCTCACCCTCTCAG AAACGGCCTGCTGCTGACTTCATTGACCCTCTAGCCAACAAAAAGCCCAGGATATCCCACCTTGCTAGCAAAGCTACAACAGCACCTGTTAATGGCAGGTTCGGCTCCTCCAatgggagaggagaggctggaggagcGCAGGCAGAGGTGGTTTCCATGGCAGAAGGTGGCGTGACGTCCAGCTCCCAGCAGCTCCCAGTGCTGGACATCCCTCGTCCCTTCGAAGCTCTGTCGGACGTCAGCAATGACTCCAGCCACAATGGGAGAGATTGTGACTCTCAAGAAACCGTGGTATCGGAGAGGCTCAGCCAAACTCCTTTGGTCTTAACCATGTCAACGGCACTCACAATGGCACTCAATGCACCCAGCATCAGCACATCATCTCCCGGACACTCAGTCCTGGACGGACTTCGGGACAAGAGCCTCTCATCTTTCAACAGCAAGTCCAAGAAGAAGTCGAAAAAGcataaagagaaggagaagagcaaagaaagggagagggtgagagaaaaggagaaggagaggaagagtcgCGAGGAACGTGTGCCTGAGCCTAATAGAGCCTGTGAGATGAGCCCAGGAAACCTCAAAAGCAACAGTATTCCACAGAAAAGCACAG TTCTGAACGGGATGTGCAACAGTACCAGTATTCCTTCATCATCACCTGAGGTGGCAGACTACTTATT AAAGTACACAGTAATTGGCTCTCCAGAGCAGCGTCAGAGGTATAAAAACGATTTCAACGCAGAGTACAGTGAGTACCGGGGCCTGCATGCTCGCATAGAGGGCATCACCCGGCAGTTCACTGTGCTCGACAATGAGCTCAAGCAACTCCAGCAAGGCACAGACAAGTACAAG ACAATCCACAATCAGATACTTCAAGaatatcataaaataaaaaag ACTAATCCAAACTATAGCCAAGAGAAGAACCGCTGTGAATATCTACACAACAAACTGGCACATATAAAGAGACATATTGCAGAGTACGATCAACAGCAACTTTAA